One region of Vigna angularis cultivar LongXiaoDou No.4 chromosome 10, ASM1680809v1, whole genome shotgun sequence genomic DNA includes:
- the LOC108320314 gene encoding uncharacterized protein LOC108320314, whose product MSSDLYTFDIPFPRHSDTDNMVSYDTDGNLMFFSDPYSFPFLTASPVHDVAKGNFTNSLHPSLFSYSPQKNQSLCHANLAQPLSNGSNIKSEFRNFSALHGSEVTGEECQMGVDYSCNQHFLSQTFHASSDSASKVIQRSFSCNSFGVKPGFPVEPHHDTLMDSTNFQLHALISPENSFFTGQMRRVYSTGDLQNTKATDMSQVESPLLEEAYFKVGRYSAEERKEKISKYRAKRSQRKFNKIIKAV is encoded by the exons ATGTCTTCTGATCTCTATACTTTTGACATTCCTTTCCCCAGACATTCAGACACAGACAACATGGTCTCCTATGATACAGATGGAAATCTTATGTTTTTCTCGGACCCTTATTCCTTCCCTTTCCTCACTGCCTCTCCGGTTCATGATGTAGCTAAAGGGAATTTTACCAATTCTCTTCACCCTTCTTTATTCTCTTATTCTCCTCAGAAAAACCAGAGCCTCTGTCATGCTAACCTGGCGCAGCCTCTATCAAATGGCTCAAATATAAAGTCTGAGTTTAGAAATTTCTCTGCTTTGCATGGCTCCGAAGTGACAGGTGAGGAGTGCCAAATGGGTGTGGATTACTCCTGCAATCAGCACTTTCTTTCTCAAACTTTTCATGCTTCTTCTGATAGTGCATCGAAGGTAATACAAAGGAGCTTCAGCTGTAACTCTTTCGGGGTGAAGCCAGGTTTCCCCGTTGAACCTCACCACGACACTCTCATGGATTCCACAAATTTTCAATTGCATGCTCTGATTTCCCCCGAAAACAGTTTCTTCACGGGACAAATGAGGAGGGTGTACAGTACTGGAGATTTACAG AACACGAAAGCAACAGATATGTCTCAAGTGGAGAGCCCCTTGTTGGAGGAAGCATACTTCAAAGTGGGGCGTTACAGTGccgaagaaagaaaagaaaaaatctcTAAATACAGAGCGAAGAGAAGCCAGAGGAAGTTCAACAAGATTATCAAG GCTGTGTAG